Proteins from a genomic interval of Treponema succinifaciens DSM 2489:
- a CDS encoding tetratricopeptide repeat protein — MMFIYRKYRKFKKFFCFSFLIFAFSAFAQNDDFLQGENLFKENRVEEAVPFLKSAISTGKFPKAYNYLALCYEKMGLLKESLEVCTEGMKISGTDKKVLAFNAGNVCFAMEDFYSAEKWYSLAIAANRLYAPPVLNRANAELKQEKYIASLEDYKLYLDLSPNDRQKPEIEQLISLLEGFKKAEEDRLAEEKRLKEEAALIHAAQEQQIFAEQQAAAQKQIQDGKDKAAELEAKMAEQQALLEQQRAEIERISKEKQLVEEQAAAEKKARDEDKAAELEAKMAEQEARLEQQRAEIERMLQEQKAYQEAALKAQREESAKKAEEDAARRRKLLEDVAASLQNSETSNMTAGAEGTVDYGYESELE; from the coding sequence ATGATGTTTATTTATAGAAAATATAGAAAATTTAAGAAATTTTTTTGTTTCTCTTTTTTGATTTTTGCGTTCAGTGCTTTTGCGCAGAATGACGATTTTTTGCAAGGTGAGAATCTGTTCAAGGAAAACCGTGTTGAAGAAGCTGTTCCGTTTTTAAAGTCAGCCATCAGCACTGGAAAATTTCCGAAAGCTTACAATTACCTTGCGCTTTGCTATGAAAAAATGGGGCTTCTAAAGGAAAGTCTTGAAGTTTGCACTGAAGGAATGAAAATTTCTGGAACGGACAAAAAAGTTCTTGCTTTTAACGCTGGAAATGTCTGCTTCGCAATGGAAGATTTTTATTCAGCCGAAAAATGGTATTCGCTTGCAATCGCCGCAAACAGGCTTTATGCTCCGCCAGTTTTAAACCGCGCAAATGCCGAGCTTAAGCAGGAAAAATATATTGCAAGCCTTGAGGACTACAAGCTTTATCTTGATTTATCGCCGAATGACAGGCAGAAGCCGGAAATCGAGCAGTTGATTTCTTTGCTTGAAGGTTTTAAAAAAGCGGAAGAAGATCGCCTTGCTGAAGAAAAACGTTTAAAGGAAGAAGCTGCTTTGATTCATGCGGCGCAGGAACAGCAGATTTTTGCAGAACAACAGGCCGCGGCTCAAAAGCAAATTCAGGATGGAAAAGACAAGGCTGCGGAATTGGAAGCGAAAATGGCTGAGCAACAGGCGCTTCTTGAGCAGCAACGTGCGGAAATTGAGCGGATTTCAAAGGAAAAACAGCTTGTTGAAGAGCAAGCCGCCGCAGAAAAGAAAGCTAGAGATGAAGACAAGGCTGCGGAACTTGAGGCTAAGATGGCAGAGCAGGAAGCTAGACTTGAACAGCAGCGCGCGGAAATTGAACGAATGCTTCAAGAACAAAAAGCTTATCAGGAAGCGGCTTTAAAAGCTCAAAGAGAAGAGTCTGCAAAAAAAGCGGAAGAAGATGCCGCAAGAAGAAGAAAATTGCTTGAAGATGTGGCGGCTTCGCTGCAGAATTCAGAAACATCAAATATGACTGCTGGTGCAGAAGGAACGGTTGACTATGGCTACGAATCAGAACTCGAATAA